In Urechidicola croceus, a single window of DNA contains:
- a CDS encoding DEAD/DEAH box helicase family protein: MQTLEQKISAGISMGFIPIEVKPHIINNLNPKFALRPYQNEAFSRFNFALNQDNQRKKPTQLLFHMATGSGKTLVMAGVILDLYEQGYRNFIFFVNSSNIIEKTKDNFLNSLSSKYLFNETLSIADKQITIKEVDNFETANQEDINIVFTTIQGLHSRLNTPKENALTYEDFEDKKIVLLSDEAHHINAETKKGKKTKDEVESILSWEGTVNKIFNSNPDNLLLEFTATADLQHPEVEKKYNDKLLFDYPLKQFRKDKYSKEVQVLQAELNQFERALQAVILNQYRRKVFEKNKINIKPVMLLKSKTIGESKSFFTEFIDGINNLTPATLNKIRNNSTNPIIERIFNYFDAQNITISNLILELKGDFSEDKCISVNSKDDSVEKQLIVNSLEDIDNEYRAIFAVDKLNEGWDVLNLFDIVRLYNTRDADHKSGKVGKTTMSEAQLIGRGARYCPFKLNDTQSLFQRKYDDDIENELRICEELYYHSAHNPKYISELNKALEQIGMKSIKTVQKRLYVKDSFKDTDMFKSGVLYLNKRTVYDRLDILELDKKIIEYPYKKKFLTGISNVSLASSQTVQVNISKETKIHPIASFPIHIKRKALNKLPFYRFNNLQKYFPHLKSVSEFLTSDKYALNIKVELEGTIEQVQNPSNEMILETLVKVFDEIAKAIPQGSVSFKGTKEFEPQGIKYTFEKEKVLNISVNEDGDQEYGLGQTETTNQDLFIDLSTEDWYVFNDNYGTSEEKYLVKYIKQAYISLSKKYDEIYLIRNEKHFKLYTFDEGQALEPDFVLILKKKDNSKSIIHQMFIEPKGGDRLTNEDSQIKERFLLQLEKDYKLQVVYENRDYKLVGMPLYNEAQKKTEFDNKFKATLNI, translated from the coding sequence ATGCAAACATTAGAACAAAAAATATCAGCAGGTATTTCAATGGGCTTTATTCCTATTGAGGTAAAACCGCATATTATTAATAACCTAAATCCTAAATTTGCTTTAAGGCCATATCAAAATGAAGCCTTTTCAAGGTTCAATTTTGCATTAAATCAAGATAACCAAAGAAAAAAACCAACACAGTTGTTATTTCATATGGCAACAGGTAGTGGTAAAACTTTAGTAATGGCAGGTGTTATTTTAGATTTGTATGAACAAGGGTATCGCAATTTTATATTCTTTGTTAATAGTTCTAATATTATTGAGAAAACAAAAGACAATTTCTTAAACTCACTTTCTTCTAAATACCTTTTTAATGAAACCTTATCCATTGCAGATAAGCAAATAACAATTAAAGAAGTAGATAATTTTGAAACAGCAAACCAAGAAGATATTAATATAGTTTTTACAACTATTCAAGGTTTACACTCTCGCTTAAATACACCTAAAGAAAACGCATTAACTTATGAAGATTTTGAAGATAAAAAGATAGTATTATTATCTGATGAAGCACACCATATTAATGCAGAAACTAAGAAAGGTAAAAAAACAAAAGATGAAGTAGAAAGTATTTTAAGTTGGGAAGGTACTGTCAATAAAATATTCAATTCTAATCCTGATAATCTTTTATTAGAGTTTACGGCAACAGCAGATTTACAGCATCCAGAAGTTGAAAAAAAGTACAACGATAAACTGTTATTTGATTATCCACTAAAGCAATTTCGAAAAGATAAATATTCTAAAGAAGTACAAGTACTTCAAGCAGAATTAAATCAATTTGAAAGAGCATTACAAGCAGTTATTTTAAATCAATATCGTAGAAAAGTATTCGAGAAAAACAAAATAAATATTAAGCCGGTAATGTTGTTAAAATCTAAAACTATTGGAGAAAGTAAATCATTCTTTACAGAGTTTATTGATGGCATAAATAACTTAACACCTGCAACACTTAACAAAATAAGAAACAATTCTACAAACCCAATAATAGAAAGAATATTTAATTATTTTGATGCTCAAAATATTACTATTTCAAATTTAATTTTAGAGTTAAAAGGAGATTTTTCAGAAGATAAATGTATATCAGTAAACAGTAAAGATGATAGTGTAGAAAAACAACTAATTGTCAATAGTTTAGAAGATATAGATAATGAATATCGAGCAATATTTGCAGTAGATAAATTAAATGAAGGTTGGGACGTTTTAAATCTATTCGATATAGTTAGATTATACAATACAAGAGATGCAGACCATAAAAGTGGTAAGGTTGGTAAAACAACTATGTCAGAAGCACAATTAATTGGTAGAGGTGCAAGATATTGTCCTTTTAAATTAAATGATACTCAGTCGCTATTTCAAAGAAAATATGATGATGATATAGAAAATGAATTGCGTATTTGTGAAGAACTATATTATCATTCAGCACACAATCCAAAGTACATATCAGAACTTAATAAGGCATTAGAGCAAATAGGTATGAAATCTATCAAAACAGTTCAAAAAAGACTGTATGTAAAGGATAGTTTTAAAGATACCGATATGTTTAAAAGTGGTGTTTTATACTTAAATAAAAGAACAGTTTATGACCGCTTAGATATTCTCGAATTAGATAAAAAAATAATAGAATATCCTTATAAGAAAAAGTTTCTTACTGGTATCTCAAATGTTAGTTTAGCATCTTCTCAAACTGTACAAGTGAATATTTCTAAAGAAACTAAAATCCATCCAATTGCTTCATTTCCTATTCACATAAAAAGAAAAGCATTAAATAAATTACCTTTTTACAGATTTAACAATCTTCAAAAGTATTTCCCACATTTAAAATCTGTATCAGAGTTTCTAACTTCAGATAAATATGCTTTGAATATTAAGGTTGAATTAGAAGGAACTATTGAACAAGTTCAAAACCCTTCAAATGAAATGATATTAGAGACTTTAGTAAAAGTCTTTGATGAAATTGCTAAAGCAATTCCACAAGGTTCTGTTTCTTTTAAAGGTACAAAAGAGTTTGAACCACAGGGTATAAAATATACATTTGAAAAAGAAAAAGTATTAAACATATCTGTAAATGAAGATGGAGACCAAGAATATGGATTAGGTCAAACAGAAACCACAAATCAAGATTTGTTTATTGATTTATCAACAGAAGATTGGTATGTTTTTAATGATAATTATGGTACATCAGAAGAAAAGTATTTAGTTAAATATATCAAACAAGCATATATTTCTCTATCTAAAAAGTATGATGAAATATACTTAATCAGAAATGAAAAACACTTTAAGTTATACACCTTTGATGAAGGTCAAGCATTAGAGCCAGACTTTGTATTAATTCTAAAGAAAAAAGACAATTCAAAATCTATTATTCATCAAATGTTTATAGAGCCAAAAGGTGGAGATAGACTTACAAATGAAGATAGTCAAATCAAAGAAAGATTTTTATTGCAATTAGAAAAAGACTATAAACTACAAGTAGTTTATGAAAATAGAGATTATAAGTTAGTTGGTATGCCTTTATACAATGAAGCACAAAAGAAAACAGAATTTGATAATAAATTTAAAGCAACTCTAAATATTTAA
- a CDS encoding DNA methyltransferase, whose product MNLFEHIKSVLAQNEKYCKDGKLFKNVIVEDALKVEPDLLSLLLTDEKAIHHFFTEVGKVLVFDKVKFQKFVSNKQFLPDSYTAYKNKIGLTANGEYLTEAKEVVLSWAYKDCVLEGGQTRDEQKRKEIFWNETLAPDEIDRLFEPKALTNIKRYNEKGENPVKNISLDDNLIIKGNNLLALHSLKKVYKGKIKFIYIDPPYNTGNDSFNYNDSFNHSSWLTFMKNRLEVARDLLTSDGVIFVSCDDNEVAYLKILMDEIFKTDNFIDIFSWKKTDTPSNLPKKSKKVLEYILCYEKNKDSVKYKGVEKQSSSSNGLMNKTNSTGVLTFPKNIVETGLKDGSYKKGKYGTDKYVIELLDDTTVKNGLFTEEVKLQGKFKWGQNKLTNEIERGTIISIRTSSFSPAYEKLEYDIESPINYIDSSMGVQTTENAGKDLTKLFGKEVFSYPKSESLIMYLINMVSNKLSKNDIILDFHLGSGTTCAVAHKLGYKYIGIEQMDYIEDVTVERLNKVISGENTGISNTVKWKGGGSFVYFELAQNNASYVEKIESASTSEALVKIWDKLKEESFILFKITPSSIDNSQNEFNDLSIENQKQFLISLLDKNELYINACDVNDKSFSTMVSDNDKNITNLFYNLK is encoded by the coding sequence ATGAATCTATTTGAACATATAAAATCAGTACTTGCACAAAACGAAAAGTATTGTAAAGATGGTAAGTTATTTAAAAACGTAATTGTTGAAGATGCTTTAAAAGTTGAGCCAGATTTACTTTCATTATTATTAACTGATGAAAAAGCAATACACCATTTTTTTACAGAAGTAGGTAAAGTATTAGTCTTTGATAAAGTGAAGTTTCAAAAATTTGTTTCTAACAAACAGTTTCTTCCAGATAGTTATACAGCCTATAAAAACAAGATAGGCTTAACGGCAAATGGAGAGTATTTAACAGAAGCAAAAGAGGTAGTTTTATCTTGGGCTTATAAAGATTGCGTTTTAGAGGGTGGTCAAACAAGAGATGAGCAGAAACGTAAAGAAATATTTTGGAATGAAACACTTGCTCCTGATGAAATAGACAGACTCTTTGAGCCTAAAGCATTGACAAATATTAAACGATATAATGAAAAAGGAGAAAATCCCGTTAAGAATATTTCTTTAGATGATAATCTAATAATAAAAGGGAATAATCTTTTAGCATTACATTCTTTAAAAAAGGTTTATAAAGGTAAAATTAAGTTTATATACATTGACCCACCTTACAACACAGGTAATGATAGTTTTAATTATAATGATAGTTTTAATCATTCATCTTGGTTGACATTTATGAAAAACCGTTTAGAAGTAGCAAGAGATTTGCTCACAAGTGATGGTGTAATATTTGTTAGTTGTGATGATAATGAAGTTGCTTATCTAAAAATATTAATGGATGAGATATTTAAAACTGATAATTTTATAGATATATTTTCTTGGAAAAAAACTGATACTCCTTCAAATTTACCGAAAAAGAGCAAAAAGGTTTTAGAATATATACTATGCTACGAAAAAAACAAAGACAGTGTAAAATATAAAGGTGTAGAAAAACAATCGTCAAGTAGTAATGGTTTAATGAATAAGACCAATTCAACAGGAGTTTTAACATTTCCAAAAAACATTGTCGAAACAGGTTTAAAAGATGGTTCTTATAAAAAGGGGAAATATGGAACAGATAAATATGTTATTGAATTATTAGATGACACAACTGTTAAAAATGGTCTGTTTACTGAAGAAGTAAAACTACAAGGGAAATTTAAATGGGGTCAAAATAAATTGACGAACGAAATAGAAAGAGGAACTATTATTTCAATACGCACATCTTCTTTTTCTCCAGCCTATGAAAAATTAGAATATGATATAGAATCACCAATAAATTATATTGATAGTTCTATGGGTGTTCAAACTACAGAAAATGCAGGGAAAGATTTAACTAAATTGTTTGGTAAAGAAGTTTTTTCTTATCCTAAATCAGAGAGTTTAATTATGTATTTAATTAATATGGTAAGTAATAAACTTTCAAAGAATGATATAATTTTAGATTTTCATTTAGGTAGTGGTACTACTTGTGCTGTTGCCCATAAACTCGGATATAAATATATTGGTATTGAGCAAATGGATTATATAGAAGATGTGACTGTAGAAAGATTAAACAAAGTAATCTCTGGAGAGAATACAGGCATTTCAAACACAGTAAAATGGAAAGGTGGTGGTAGTTTTGTTTATTTTGAATTGGCACAAAACAACGCATCATATGTAGAAAAAATAGAAAGTGCTTCTACAAGTGAAGCCTTAGTAAAAATTTGGGATAAATTAAAAGAGGAAAGTTTTATTTTATTTAAAATAACTCCATCATCCATTGATAATTCTCAAAATGAATTTAATGATTTAAGTATTGAAAATCAAAAACAATTTTTAATATCACTATTAGACAAAAACGAACTTTACATTAACGCTTGTGACGTCAATGATAAATCTTTTTCAACTATGGTATCTGATAATGATAAAAATATTACTAATCTTTTTTACAATTTAAAATAA
- a CDS encoding DUF3987 domain-containing protein → MGNKSTEIMASSTIFKNFNQPIETKSLLLITKDIVEGKYKDLISPIRMAIGMGKDGRVDNLKKSLPAFTPSGIFEGGRKMEYLKMYSGFVHLDFDKLYPDELEKATEIINNIPFTFACFTSPSGNGLKVFIEINTGIEHHKTAYQQVQDYYEKAIGIEADPKCKDITRLCFVSNDPNGYRNINNQKFIVDIEQIEQQEIKPKSTPTKSIQNDTSTTSDIFQQCIQFTENKATYIEGNRNNYIYQLACNCNRRGIVFDDALHLISNTYDLKNSELKASVKSAYTNNSNQFAEYQNYNQSNTIATSSNVLQQQPAQEPTEDYLKNTPTFDKDIFENLPDILKEGTRAFSDVRERDVFFTGALTILSGCLPNVEGVYAQETVYPNLFSFIIAPAASGKGALKFAKVLADPYQERVLEESNKEKQIYDAELAEYKTAQRNRKKNDETVAEEPIKPPFKVVFIPANTSYAAILKHIQQNDAKGIICETEADSMGAVFKQDWGGYSDMLRKSFHGETISVSRKTDNEYIIIKDPKLSVALSGTPGQVANIISSAEDGLFSRFLFYTFKVEQKWRDVSPYGNTINLNDHFKALSNIVLQLIDFLQSQKTVINLSQEQWETVNITGDQWLREVTIFTSEEASSVVKRLGLILYRFTMIFTALRKFENGDMSEEVFCTDEDFEMALHIASVYLQHSLLMYHNLPKKEETGVFKGKSNKKKFFEALPKNFKREEAIKLGIQYKLKSRSVDELLKSLLNTLLTQPSFGHYQKVSV, encoded by the coding sequence ATGGGAAATAAATCAACAGAAATTATGGCATCATCAACAATATTCAAAAACTTTAACCAACCCATTGAAACTAAATCTTTGTTACTCATAACAAAAGATATAGTAGAGGGAAAATATAAAGACTTAATCTCTCCTATTCGTATGGCAATAGGTATGGGAAAAGACGGCAGAGTAGATAATTTAAAAAAGTCACTTCCTGCATTTACACCATCAGGCATTTTTGAAGGTGGTAGAAAAATGGAATACTTAAAAATGTACAGCGGTTTTGTACATCTTGACTTTGATAAACTCTATCCAGACGAATTAGAAAAAGCAACGGAAATTATAAATAATATTCCTTTCACTTTTGCTTGTTTCACAAGCCCAAGTGGTAATGGCCTAAAAGTATTTATTGAAATAAATACAGGCATAGAACACCACAAAACGGCATACCAACAAGTTCAAGATTACTATGAAAAAGCAATAGGTATTGAAGCAGACCCAAAATGTAAAGACATTACTCGTTTGTGTTTTGTTTCTAATGATCCTAACGGATACAGAAACATCAACAATCAAAAATTCATAGTAGATATTGAACAAATAGAACAACAAGAAATCAAACCAAAATCAACACCAACTAAATCAATTCAAAATGATACTTCTACAACTTCAGATATATTTCAACAATGTATCCAATTCACCGAAAATAAAGCAACTTATATTGAGGGCAACCGAAACAATTATATTTATCAATTGGCTTGTAACTGCAACAGGAGAGGTATTGTATTTGATGATGCTTTGCATCTCATATCAAATACATACGACCTAAAAAATAGTGAGTTAAAAGCATCTGTAAAAAGTGCCTATACCAATAATAGTAATCAATTTGCAGAGTATCAAAATTACAATCAAAGCAATACCATTGCAACAAGTAGCAATGTTTTGCAACAGCAACCAGCACAAGAACCAACAGAAGATTATCTAAAAAACACACCAACCTTTGATAAAGATATATTTGAAAATCTACCAGATATTTTAAAAGAAGGTACAAGAGCATTTTCAGACGTAAGAGAAAGAGACGTTTTTTTCACAGGTGCATTAACTATTTTAAGTGGTTGTTTACCTAATGTAGAAGGTGTTTATGCACAAGAAACTGTTTACCCTAATTTATTTTCATTTATCATAGCACCTGCAGCAAGTGGTAAAGGTGCTTTAAAATTTGCTAAAGTATTGGCAGACCCTTATCAAGAAAGAGTTTTAGAAGAAAGCAATAAGGAAAAACAAATCTATGATGCAGAATTAGCCGAATACAAAACAGCACAAAGAAACAGAAAAAAGAATGATGAAACAGTTGCAGAAGAACCAATAAAACCACCTTTTAAAGTTGTTTTTATTCCTGCAAATACTTCGTATGCAGCAATCTTAAAACACATTCAACAAAATGATGCTAAAGGGATTATTTGCGAAACAGAAGCGGACAGTATGGGTGCAGTATTTAAACAAGATTGGGGTGGTTATTCTGATATGCTTCGCAAATCATTTCACGGAGAAACAATATCTGTTTCAAGAAAAACCGATAACGAATATATAATAATCAAAGACCCAAAATTATCAGTAGCACTTTCAGGAACACCAGGACAAGTTGCCAATATTATTTCATCAGCAGAAGATGGTTTATTTAGTAGGTTTTTATTCTATACTTTTAAGGTAGAGCAAAAATGGAGAGACGTATCGCCTTACGGCAATACTATCAATTTAAACGACCATTTCAAGGCATTGTCTAATATTGTATTACAATTAATAGATTTTCTACAATCTCAAAAAACAGTTATTAATCTGAGCCAAGAGCAATGGGAAACAGTCAACATAACAGGCGACCAATGGTTAAGAGAAGTAACCATCTTCACAAGTGAAGAAGCAAGTAGTGTAGTTAAAAGATTAGGTTTAATATTATATCGTTTTACTATGATTTTTACAGCACTTCGTAAGTTTGAAAACGGAGATATGTCAGAAGAAGTATTTTGTACTGATGAAGATTTTGAAATGGCTTTACATATTGCAAGCGTATATCTACAACACAGTTTGCTAATGTACCATAACTTACCTAAGAAAGAAGAAACAGGTGTTTTTAAAGGGAAAAGTAATAAGAAAAAGTTTTTTGAGGCTTTGCCTAAAAATTTCAAACGAGAAGAAGCCATAAAATTAGGCATACAATACAAATTAAAATCTCGTTCTGTAGATGAATTACTTAAAAGCCTACTGAATACACTACTTACACAACCAAGTTTTGGGCATTACCAAAAAGTAAGTGTTTAA
- a CDS encoding helix-turn-helix domain-containing protein has protein sequence MGYYHPSHEKLEQIEERLDDLLLMLKDKQRTNPDQVFFDTQEFLQIMNISKRTAQHWRDSGLIGYCQIGYKIYYRLSDILELLNKNFKSPINGK, from the coding sequence ATGGGCTACTATCATCCTTCACACGAAAAGTTAGAGCAAATAGAAGAACGTTTAGACGATTTACTTCTAATGCTCAAAGACAAGCAAAGAACAAATCCTGACCAAGTATTTTTCGATACACAGGAGTTCCTACAAATTATGAATATCAGTAAACGTACCGCCCAACATTGGCGAGATAGCGGATTAATTGGCTATTGTCAGATAGGCTATAAAATTTACTATCGTCTTTCAGATATTCTCGAACTATTGAACAAGAATTTTAAATCTCCTATCAATGGGAAATAA
- a CDS encoding helix-turn-helix domain-containing protein, translating into MNNENLILEKLSQLDRKLEEQNLLKKEVLNFNDACSYLDISASHLYKLTSQKKIPHFCPQGKKLYFNRQELDIWLQRNRQSTDAEIEMAAANYVIQNKRR; encoded by the coding sequence ATGAACAATGAAAATTTAATCTTAGAAAAACTTTCTCAATTAGATAGAAAGTTAGAGGAACAAAACCTCTTAAAAAAAGAAGTCCTTAACTTCAATGATGCTTGTAGTTATTTAGATATAAGTGCTTCGCACCTATATAAACTAACAAGTCAGAAGAAAATCCCACATTTCTGCCCACAGGGCAAAAAACTCTACTTCAATAGACAGGAATTAGATATTTGGTTACAACGTAACCGACAATCTACTGATGCTGAAATCGAAATGGCAGCAGCCAATTATGTTATCCAAAATAAAAGAAGATAA
- a CDS encoding DUF6617 family protein: MELTILRSILLGQLRPWLSRNQNNKFFSTNLTPQFLNPINGIDEYYNLLKGIYKSNKELFQDDSLTIYLKQPTLKIKQQISEPLIVLKQPTATNPIERFYYALIINEVTRVSNNILQAIIRDIKDIDRKYIVNSIKSNIVSFLSIIGDNQSVIKTQDQSSQNIMDVLQSNTVRLLLEIELLYPHYLSSIQSDKYQIFSEFLKTEVPTEEEYYIEKPLLKEISNLSTQVSKKIITQNLDIPDAFSFKFKGDTEKLKTVISQLVIKCDFIKAPTTEKHLLEVFTSKNLTENSPNIYLNCQTVVFKYFIESIKVYFNNFNPTQMEKSKLFYSKDNPEKPLKAQTIYSSVSNDYDEKKEEISNYINHLK; encoded by the coding sequence ATGGAACTAACAATATTAAGAAGCATACTATTAGGTCAATTAAGACCTTGGCTATCTCGTAATCAAAATAATAAATTCTTTTCAACCAACTTAACACCTCAATTTCTTAATCCCATAAATGGGATTGATGAATATTACAATTTGCTCAAAGGTATTTATAAAAGTAATAAAGAATTATTTCAAGATGATAGTTTAACGATCTATTTAAAGCAACCAACACTAAAAATAAAACAGCAAATTAGTGAGCCATTAATTGTATTGAAACAACCTACTGCAACCAATCCAATAGAACGTTTTTACTATGCTTTAATAATTAATGAAGTAACTCGTGTATCAAACAATATCTTACAGGCAATAATTAGAGATATTAAAGATATAGACAGAAAATATATAGTCAACTCTATAAAATCAAACATAGTTTCTTTTTTGTCAATCATTGGAGATAACCAAAGCGTTATCAAAACACAAGACCAATCTTCACAGAATATTATGGACGTATTGCAAAGCAATACAGTCCGTTTATTGCTCGAAATAGAATTACTATATCCGCATTATTTAAGTAGTATACAATCTGATAAATATCAAATATTTAGCGAATTTCTTAAAACAGAAGTACCTACAGAAGAAGAATATTACATAGAAAAACCATTACTAAAAGAAATTAGTAATCTATCTACACAAGTATCAAAAAAAATCATCACACAGAATTTAGATATTCCAGATGCTTTTTCATTCAAATTTAAAGGAGATACAGAAAAACTTAAAACTGTTATAAGTCAATTAGTCATAAAGTGTGATTTCATAAAAGCACCAACAACAGAAAAACATTTACTTGAAGTATTTACATCTAAAAATCTAACAGAAAACAGCCCTAATATTTACCTTAATTGTCAGACAGTAGTTTTCAAATATTTTATAGAATCTATTAAAGTATATTTTAATAATTTCAATCCTACACAAATGGAAAAAAGTAAATTGTTTTACAGTAAGGATAATCCCGAAAAACCACTAAAAGCACAAACGATTTATTCAAGTGTTTCTAATGATTATGATGAAAAAAAAGAAGAAATAAGCAATTACATTAATCATCTGAAATAA
- a CDS encoding site-specific integrase, with protein MKVTLRKRKKGNKISLYLDYYSKGKRQYEYLQLYLMPEPENGSLTKQQKDENKKILQLAESIKAKRHLEIHNSIYDFQDSEKLKGNFLMYFDTLTEKRKESTGNYGNWDSVGKHLKKYCPNDITFSRVNREWVQGFRDYLDEEATSKGGKPLSQNSKYSYFNKLRAALKQAVRDGIMKYNPSEQVKAFKQGEVQREYLTLEELQAITKTECEIKPLKTAFLFSCLTGLRWSDINKLVWSEVQHSEHMGNHIRFRQKKTKGAETLPISQQARDMLGEEKASDERVFVGLRYSAWYNVKLLQWMMRAGITKNITFHCARHTYATLQLSLGTDIYTVSKLLGHRELKTTQIYAKVIDDKKIEAADKIKLDF; from the coding sequence ATGAAAGTTACATTAAGAAAAAGAAAAAAGGGAAATAAGATAAGTTTATACCTCGACTATTATAGTAAAGGAAAAAGGCAATACGAATATTTGCAACTTTATCTAATGCCTGAACCAGAGAATGGAAGTCTTACAAAACAGCAAAAAGATGAAAATAAAAAGATACTTCAATTAGCCGAAAGCATAAAAGCAAAAAGACATTTAGAAATTCACAATAGTATTTATGATTTTCAAGATAGCGAAAAACTAAAAGGTAATTTTTTAATGTACTTTGATACACTCACAGAAAAGAGAAAAGAAAGTACCGGCAATTATGGAAATTGGGATAGTGTTGGAAAACACCTTAAAAAATATTGTCCTAATGATATTACTTTCAGCAGAGTTAATAGAGAATGGGTTCAAGGTTTTAGAGATTATCTTGATGAAGAAGCAACCTCAAAAGGTGGCAAGCCACTTTCTCAAAATTCAAAATATTCTTATTTCAATAAATTAAGAGCAGCATTAAAACAAGCAGTTAGAGATGGTATAATGAAATACAACCCATCAGAACAAGTAAAAGCATTTAAACAAGGAGAAGTACAACGAGAATACCTAACATTAGAAGAATTACAAGCAATAACCAAAACAGAATGTGAAATCAAGCCACTAAAAACTGCGTTTTTATTTTCTTGCCTTACAGGTTTAAGGTGGTCAGATATAAATAAATTAGTTTGGTCAGAGGTTCAGCATTCAGAACATATGGGAAACCATATTCGTTTTAGACAAAAGAAAACCAAAGGAGCAGAAACCTTGCCTATTTCTCAACAAGCAAGAGATATGCTTGGAGAAGAAAAAGCATCAGATGAAAGGGTTTTTGTTGGTTTAAGATATAGTGCCTGGTATAATGTAAAATTGTTGCAATGGATGATGAGAGCAGGTATAACAAAAAACATAACGTTCCATTGTGCAAGACATACTTACGCTACGCTTCAGTTGTCTTTAGGTACAGACATTTATACAGTATCAAAATTATTAGGTCATAGAGAATTAAAAACAACTCAAATTTATGCCAAAGTAATAGATGATAAAAAGATTGAAGCAGCAGATAAAATAAAATTAGACTTTTAA
- a CDS encoding helix-turn-helix transcriptional regulator, producing the protein MSSNIHIPKTCQFCGKAFIARTTVTKYCGNSCAKKAYKKRKRDEKIQSAIDDTKENLQSLQTINIITPQNLSQKEFLSITEVSELLGVSRWTIQRMVKRGQLTVKQIGRKKIMARNQIDNLFI; encoded by the coding sequence ATGAGTAGTAACATTCACATACCTAAAACTTGCCAATTTTGCGGTAAAGCATTTATAGCAAGAACCACAGTAACTAAATACTGCGGAAATTCTTGTGCTAAAAAAGCATACAAGAAGCGTAAACGTGATGAAAAAATTCAATCTGCAATTGATGATACAAAGGAAAACCTGCAAAGTTTGCAAACTATCAATATCATCACACCTCAAAACCTTTCTCAAAAAGAGTTTTTAAGTATCACAGAAGTATCAGAACTTTTAGGTGTTAGTAGATGGACTATTCAAAGAATGGTTAAAAGAGGTCAATTAACAGTCAAGCAAATTGGCAGGAAGAAAATAATGGCAAGAAATCAAATCGACAATCTATTCATCTAA